A region from the Anomaloglossus baeobatrachus isolate aAnoBae1 chromosome 11, aAnoBae1.hap1, whole genome shotgun sequence genome encodes:
- the LOC142257167 gene encoding formyl peptide receptor 2-like, whose protein sequence is MDPDDDNLTTSSTTQEYYSRSFHGHHFYYYKNILPKMSITLYSIVFALGIIGNGLVIWIAGFRMKDTVSAVWFLHLAIADFLCCASLPLRIYECVLYYSLYSNGHFSIIANCTANIFLFNINMTASVLLLTAMSIDRWVSVMWPFWAKVHRTCNVVRISAAIIWGLSLIVAGVLYYVYTYRVGDRNEWCIYFDYIIPYNPELDHTMNLIRFVIMCVIPFLIIVTSYVTILYKIRKSKRSQRSKRSSRIITAVILCFFICWFPYYIWPLTPRDYFLDDFRFYIIQTIVITLACVNSCMNPIIYVFMGPGFRQGFFRSIPARVEKALREHPNDLCREDTGSSRTTDV, encoded by the exons ATGGATCCTGATGATGATAATCTGACCACATCTAGTACAACTCAGGAATACTACAGCCG GTCATTTCACGGTCACcacttttattattacaaaaacatTTTACCCAAGATGTCAATTACATTATACAGCATTGTTTTTGCTCTCGGGATTATCGGTAATGGATTAGTCATCTGGATTGCCGGATTCAGGATGAAGGACACAGTCAGTGCCGTGTGGTTCCTCCACCTGGCCATCgcggacttcctgtgctgtgcgtctCTGCCTCTGAGAATTTATGAGTGTGTTTTATATTACTCATTGTACTCAAACGGCCATTTCTCAATAATTGCAAATTGCACTGCAAACATTTTTCTCTTTAATATAAACATGACCGCCAGTGTTCTCCTCCTGACGGCCATGAGTATTGACCGCTGGGTGTCCGTCATGTGGCCATTCTGGGCCAAAGTTCATAGAACCTGTAATGTGGTGAGAATCTCTGCAGCGATCATCTGGGGGCTGAGCCTCATTGTAGCGGGTGTACTGTATTACGTGTATACATACCGTGTAGGTGATAGAAATGAATGGTGTATATATTTTGACTATATAATTCCTTATAACCCAGAGTTAGATCACACCATGAATCTGATCAGATTCGTTATAATGTGTGTGATCCCTTTCCTCATCATCGTCACCTCTTATGTCACCATTCTCTACAAGATTAGAAAAAGTAAGAGATCCCAGAGATCTAAGAGATCCTCCAGGATCATCACAGCTGTTATATTGTGTTTCTTCATCTGCTGGTTTCCATATTACATCTGGCCACTAACACCCCGGGATTATTTTTTAGATGACTTTCGATTCTATATAATACAGACCATTGTTATCACCCTGGCTTGTGTTAACAGCTGCATGAACCCAATCATTTATGTATTTATGGGACCGGGTTTCCGACAAGGTTTCTTCAGATCCATCCCCGCCAGGGTAGAAAAAGCCTTAAGAGAACATCCTAATGACCTGTGCAGAGAAGATACAGGAAGTTCTCGCACTACTGATGTGTAA